Within Verrucomicrobiia bacterium, the genomic segment CCCGGAGTGTCAATGATATTAACCCGGTGCGGGACCCCTTGAAACGACTTATAAGTCCCGTCCTCTTTCTGGGTCCAGTAACAAGTCGTCGCCGCCGAGGTGATGGTAATGCCCCGCTCGCGTTCCTGCTCCATCCAGTCGGTCACCGTATTGCCGTCATCCACATCGCCCATCTTATGGATGAGCCCGGTGTAAAAGAGGATGCGCTCGGTGGTGGTCGTTTTGCCCGCATCAATATGGGCCGCAATCCCAATGTTGCGCGTGCGCTCCATCGGGTAAGGCCGGTTGGGCGAATTGGGCGAAACGGCTTGCGCCGGTTTGGTCTTTTCTGCGACTGCTTCCATCTAAAGTCTCCGATTCTATATTGTGGCTTCGTTTGGGAATAAAAACGCCCCGAGAACTTTCGGCCATCGGGGCGTACTGCAATTAAAGTATCCTACCAACGGAAATGTGCAAACGCCTTGTTAGCCTGGGCCATTTTATGCACCTCGTCGCGTTTGCGAATGGCATTGCCCTGCCCTTGGTACGCATCCAGGATTTCCGAGGCCAGGGCCTCTTTCATCGGAATGCCTTTGCGGTTATCGGCAAAATCCACCAGCCAGCGCAAGGCAAGCGCGAATTGACGGTCGGCCGGCACTTCCAGCGGCACCTGGTATGTGGCCCCGCCCACCCGGCGCGCCTTCACCTCCAGACGCGGTTTGGCGTTGTCCACCGCGCGCTGCAAAATATCCA encodes:
- the rpsG gene encoding 30S ribosomal protein S7, which codes for MSRRRQATKRPIIKDAKFNSTLVSRLVNTVMGQGKKTVAQRIVYGAFDQIATKNPATNPLDILQRAVDNAKPRLEVKARRVGGATYQVPLEVPADRQFALALRWLVDFADNRKGIPMKEALASEILDAYQGQGNAIRKRDEVHKMAQANKAFAHFRW